A stretch of DNA from Luteolibacter sp. Y139:
GGCCAGCGCGACGGTGAAATCCGTGGCTTTGGGAAAAATGACAGATCCGGATTTTTAGACTGCAATTTGCTGAAACCACCCGGCGTAGTGGCCGGATCATGAGCAACGGCGACGACAAGGCGGCGGTGGAAAAACTCCACGCGACCTACCGGCAGATGAAAAGCGAGCTGGGACGCGTGATCGTTGGCCAAGAGCAGGTTGTGGAGCAGGCGCTGATGGCGATCTTCTGCCGGGGGCATGCGCTGCTGGTGGGGGTGCCCGGCTTGGCCAAGACCCTGCTGGTCTCGACGCTGTCGCGGGCGCTCGATCTCGGCTTCAAGCGGATCCAATTCACGCCCGACCTGATGCCGGCGGACATCACCGGCACGGATGTGCTGGAGGTGGATCCGGAGACCGGTCGCCGGGGCTTCCGCTTCGTCCACGGGCCGATCTTCACGAATCTGGTGCTGGCAGACGAAATCAACCGGACTCCGCCGAAGACGCAGGCGGCCTTGTTAGAAGCGATGCAGGAGCATCATGTGACGGTGGGCGAGCACACGCTGAACCTGCCGAAGCCTTTCTTCGTCCTCGCGACGCAGAATCCGATCGAGCAGGAGGGAACCTATCCCTTGCCCGAGGCGCAGCTCGATCGCTTCCTTTTCAACATTCTCGTCGACTATCCCAGTGAGGAAGAGGAGCGGGAGATTATCCGGCGCGTGACGAGTCCGAGCGACAACGAGATCACGCCGCTGATGAACGCGGAGGAGATCATCCACCTCCAGCAAGTGGTGAAGCGGGTGCCGGTGGGAGATCATGTGATCGACTTCGCTGCCAAGCTCGCGCGGGCGACGCGACCGAAGGATGCTTCGGCGCCGGACTTCGTGAAGGAGATGGTGGGCTGGGGAGCGGGTCCTCGCGCGGGGATCAGCTTGATTTCCGCGGCGAAGGCCCATGCTGTGCTGCGGGGGCGCTTCCACGCCACGACCGGGGATGTGGCTGCGATTGCCACGCCGGTGCTGAGGCATCGGGTGCTGACCACCTTCAATGCGGAGGCGGCGGGGGTGACCAGCGATGATGTGATCCAGCGGCTGGTGAAGCACCTGGCTCCGCGTGAGGAATTGGTGGTGTAAGGTCTGCTGGCCGATTCTTCATGAGTGACTCGCTGAAGCTTCCCGACTGCATGCGCCTGCTCCCTGCGGAGACGATGGGCGTGATGAAGCGCCTGGAGTGGTATGCCCGCCGACGGATGCAGGGGACTCTAACAGGCCGTCACAGCTCGCCGGACAAGGGGTTCTCGGTTGAGTTCGCCGAGCACCGCGAGTATGTGCCGGGGGATGATCCGAAGGATCTCGACTGGCGGGTGATGGCGAAGAGCGACCGGAATGTGATCCGGCAGTACATCGAGGAGACCAACCTCCGTGCGACGCTGGCGGTCGATGTCTCCGGATCGATGAAATACACGGGCGATCATGCCGCGAAGGTGGGGGAGACGGC
This window harbors:
- a CDS encoding AAA family ATPase; its protein translation is MSNGDDKAAVEKLHATYRQMKSELGRVIVGQEQVVEQALMAIFCRGHALLVGVPGLAKTLLVSTLSRALDLGFKRIQFTPDLMPADITGTDVLEVDPETGRRGFRFVHGPIFTNLVLADEINRTPPKTQAALLEAMQEHHVTVGEHTLNLPKPFFVLATQNPIEQEGTYPLPEAQLDRFLFNILVDYPSEEEEREIIRRVTSPSDNEITPLMNAEEIIHLQQVVKRVPVGDHVIDFAAKLARATRPKDASAPDFVKEMVGWGAGPRAGISLISAAKAHAVLRGRFHATTGDVAAIATPVLRHRVLTTFNAEAAGVTSDDVIQRLVKHLAPREELVV